A stretch of Endozoicomonas sp. SCSIO W0465 DNA encodes these proteins:
- a CDS encoding response regulator transcription factor, which produces MDYTIIIADDHPLFRTALKSSVSLALNDPMICEAGSIAELQTLLENNSSPDLILLDLHMPGAHGLSGLIFLRGQYPDVPVVVVSASDDLQIIQKTKKHGANGFIPKSTSLDDLKTAIINVLNGENWWPENFQPVESQESSDMEARLATLTPQQFRVLGMISEGMLNKQIAYDLNVSEATIKAHVTAIFKKLGVRSRTQAVIAIKALEIEIPGQNTQDQENPD; this is translated from the coding sequence ATGGACTACACAATAATAATTGCTGACGACCACCCCTTATTCCGGACTGCACTCAAGTCCTCTGTTAGTCTCGCGCTTAACGATCCGATGATCTGCGAGGCTGGCTCAATTGCTGAACTGCAGACACTTCTGGAAAACAATTCCTCACCGGATCTGATCTTACTGGATCTGCATATGCCCGGTGCACATGGACTTTCCGGGTTGATATTTCTCAGAGGGCAGTATCCGGATGTACCTGTTGTCGTTGTTTCAGCATCTGATGACTTGCAGATCATACAGAAAACCAAAAAACATGGAGCCAATGGTTTTATTCCAAAGTCTACGTCACTGGATGACCTCAAAACAGCCATTATAAATGTTCTGAATGGAGAAAACTGGTGGCCGGAAAACTTCCAACCTGTCGAATCTCAGGAAAGCAGTGATATGGAAGCCAGACTGGCAACCCTGACACCTCAGCAATTCAGGGTTCTGGGAATGATCAGTGAAGGCATGCTGAATAAACAGATTGCTTACGACCTGAATGTATCTGAAGCCACGATCAAGGCGCATGTGACGGCCATTTTCAAAAAGCTGGGAGTCAGAAGCAGGACTCAGGCAGTAATCGCCATTAAAGCACTGGAAATTGAGATACCCGGCCAGAACACACAAGATCAGGAAAACCCGGACTAA
- the dinB gene encoding DNA polymerase IV: MMDSNASLQQKVIQRKIIHIDFDAFFASIEIRDNPKLSGRPVAVGGAADRRGVIATCSYEARRFGVHSAMSSAQAMRLCPELKIIPPRFSVYREASSEAHAIFRQYTDLIEPLSLDEAYLDVTGTDLCRGSATLIAEEIRQKIFQQLHVTVSAGVATNKFLAKIASDWNKPNGLFVITPEQVDDFVFDLPVKKIHGVGRVTAEKLHRKGIKTCGQLRQYSILELSRWFGSFGERLWELSRGQDDREVQTSRRRKSLSVERTYDQDLVGLEDITAQIIPLLAELQDRYQRIEKEYEVHKHFVKVKFADFTQTTLEESLPTTGENVKEHFTQLLVRAWERGRRPVRLLGLGVRLLDLREERALEQLELFEKKIMGLV; the protein is encoded by the coding sequence ATGATGGACAGTAATGCCAGCCTTCAGCAAAAAGTGATTCAGAGAAAAATCATACATATTGATTTTGACGCCTTCTTTGCCAGTATTGAAATACGTGATAATCCGAAGTTGTCAGGAAGGCCTGTTGCTGTCGGGGGGGCTGCTGATCGTAGAGGGGTGATTGCTACCTGCAGCTATGAAGCGCGTCGGTTTGGCGTGCACTCAGCCATGTCCTCAGCGCAGGCGATGAGGCTCTGTCCGGAACTGAAAATCATACCTCCGCGTTTTTCCGTTTATCGTGAAGCTTCTTCTGAAGCTCATGCTATATTCCGGCAATATACTGATTTAATTGAACCTTTGTCCCTGGATGAGGCTTATCTGGACGTTACCGGGACTGATCTTTGTCGAGGCAGTGCCACCCTGATTGCTGAGGAAATCCGGCAGAAAATTTTTCAACAATTGCATGTCACTGTATCTGCCGGCGTTGCTACTAATAAGTTTCTGGCCAAGATTGCCAGTGACTGGAATAAACCCAATGGCCTTTTTGTGATCACTCCGGAACAGGTGGATGATTTTGTTTTCGATCTGCCCGTGAAAAAAATTCATGGGGTAGGTCGGGTTACCGCTGAGAAACTGCACAGAAAAGGCATCAAAACCTGTGGGCAGTTACGCCAGTATTCCATTCTTGAGTTAAGTCGCTGGTTTGGGAGTTTTGGTGAACGATTGTGGGAGCTTTCCCGAGGGCAGGATGATCGTGAAGTGCAAACTAGTCGACGCAGGAAATCACTTTCTGTTGAACGTACTTATGATCAAGATCTGGTGGGGCTCGAAGATATTACCGCACAGATTATTCCTTTGCTGGCAGAGCTTCAGGATCGTTACCAACGGATTGAAAAGGAATACGAAGTGCATAAGCATTTTGTCAAGGTGAAGTTTGCGGATTTTACCCAAACCACACTTGAGGAAAGCCTGCCAACAACCGGTGAAAATGTTAAGGAACATTTTACTCAGCTGCTGGTTAGAGCCTGGGAACGGGGGAGACGTCCGGTCAGGCTTCTCGGCTTAGGGGTCAGGCTACTGGATCTCCGTGAAGAAAGAGCGCTTGAACAGCTTGAGCTTTTTGAAAAGAAAATCATGGGGCTGGTGTAG
- a CDS encoding lysophospholipid acyltransferase family protein, whose translation MQITIFNTPIISQAFSLLAKLFLKVMGWRIQGRAPRLAKYVLVGAPHTSNWDFVYGMAIGLATGIQCYWVGKHTLFWGPFNWVMRWMGGIPLDRNDRCRRESLVEQAVCTFKQHKKMGLVICPEGTRARGNRWHTGFYHMAKNAGIPIVLAFLDFRCRTGGFGPVIEPGDNIEKDLSEIQAFYSDIYGKHPECFSPVSPR comes from the coding sequence ATGCAAATCACAATTTTCAACACGCCTATTATCAGTCAGGCTTTTTCTCTGCTGGCAAAACTGTTTCTCAAGGTTATGGGCTGGAGGATTCAGGGTAGAGCCCCACGCTTGGCCAAGTATGTGCTTGTTGGTGCTCCCCATACCAGTAACTGGGACTTTGTCTATGGCATGGCGATTGGCCTTGCTACCGGTATACAGTGTTATTGGGTGGGCAAACACACCCTGTTTTGGGGGCCGTTCAACTGGGTTATGCGCTGGATGGGTGGGATTCCACTGGATCGGAATGACAGGTGCAGAAGAGAAAGTTTGGTGGAACAGGCGGTGTGCACCTTCAAGCAACACAAAAAAATGGGCCTGGTCATATGCCCTGAAGGTACTCGAGCACGTGGAAACCGGTGGCACACTGGCTTCTACCATATGGCAAAAAATGCTGGTATTCCTATTGTGCTTGCCTTTCTGGATTTCAGATGCAGAACGGGAGGATTTGGACCGGTTATCGAGCCCGGGGATAATATCGAAAAAGACCTTTCAGAAATACAAGCCTTTTACTCAGATATTTATGGCAAACATCCGGAATGTTTCAGCCCGGTATCACCCAGATGA
- a CDS encoding paraquat-inducible protein A yields MIRQTILLPLMMIISLFLLISGVTQPMMTIKANLDRQAMLDEGKHIIKQQNLHPAMANLAAQFLDSLEVKGKSTVYEKKRSILGTAEDLWKSDYYFVAFLIVTFSLIIPFTKLGCLLLANFVKRNHNLLRLNSILSKWSMADVFAIGVFIAFLAANATTTENIDSSQIVQFDATLHSGFYWFVAYCLVSNLMEKLGVNQPEATPAP; encoded by the coding sequence GTGATCAGACAAACAATATTACTGCCATTAATGATGATTATCTCCCTTTTCCTGCTGATTTCGGGAGTGACGCAACCGATGATGACCATAAAGGCAAATCTTGATCGTCAGGCAATGCTTGATGAGGGAAAACATATCATTAAGCAGCAGAACCTTCATCCTGCCATGGCTAACCTGGCAGCCCAATTCCTGGATAGTCTGGAGGTTAAAGGTAAATCCACTGTTTATGAAAAGAAGCGTTCCATTCTTGGTACTGCTGAGGATCTATGGAAAAGTGACTATTACTTTGTGGCATTTCTGATTGTCACTTTCAGTCTGATTATACCTTTCACTAAGCTGGGGTGCTTGTTGCTGGCTAATTTTGTAAAGAGGAATCATAACCTGCTTAGACTGAACAGCATCTTAAGTAAATGGTCAATGGCTGATGTTTTTGCCATTGGTGTATTCATCGCCTTTCTGGCGGCAAATGCCACGACTACTGAAAATATCGACTCGTCACAAATTGTGCAATTTGATGCAACACTCCACTCTGGCTTCTATTGGTTCGTCGCTTATTGTCTGGTCAGTAACTTGATGGAAAAACTGGGAGTCAATCAACCGGAGGCTACACCAGCCCCATGA
- the acs gene encoding acetate--CoA ligase, with protein sequence MSDSSVYPVKPAVLENTLVNNDQYLEMYQQSIINPEGFWREHGQRIDWFQPFSKVRKVSFDDHFVSINWFYDGTTNASHNCLDRHLKERGDQLAIVWEPDDEGEARKVTYRELHDLVCRFANALKSQGVRKGDVVAIYMPMVIEATVAMLACSRIGAIHSVVFGGFSPEALAGRIIDSRAKIVVTADEGVRGGRTVPLKNNVDEALTHPDTHTIEKVIVLKHTGADIAWHRHRDVWWQELTALTSPHCEAREMNAEDPLFILYTSGSTGKPKGVMHTTGGYLVYASMTHQYVFDYKPGEVFWCNADVGWITGHSYVTYGPLLNGATIVMHEGLPNYPETNRISKIIDKHGVNILYIAPTAIRALMAEGDAAVKDTHRNSLRLLGSVGEPINPEAWNWYYSTIGDERCPIVDTWWQTETGAAMLTPLPGATDLKPGSATRPFFGIQPALVDNMGRLIHGSGEGNLVILDSWPGQARTVYGDHERFVQTYFSSFKGMYTTGDGARRDDDGYYWITGRVDDVINVSGHRMGTAEIESAMVAHQQVAEAAVVGFPHDMKGQGIYVYVTLNSGIETSEELKKKLKDWVRKEIGPIATPDIIQWAPGLPKTRSGKIMRRILRKIAADEYENLGDTSTLADPEVVNQLIANKAVAS encoded by the coding sequence ATGTCTGACTCCTCCGTTTATCCAGTAAAGCCTGCTGTTCTTGAGAACACTCTGGTTAATAACGACCAGTATCTGGAAATGTACCAGCAATCGATCATAAACCCTGAGGGCTTCTGGCGCGAACACGGTCAACGAATCGACTGGTTCCAGCCTTTCTCCAAAGTGAGAAAAGTCTCTTTTGATGACCACTTCGTAAGTATCAACTGGTTTTATGATGGTACTACCAATGCTTCCCATAACTGCCTTGACCGGCACCTGAAAGAAAGAGGTGATCAGTTGGCCATTGTGTGGGAACCGGATGATGAAGGTGAAGCAAGAAAGGTGACCTATCGGGAACTGCATGATCTTGTGTGCCGCTTTGCCAACGCTTTGAAGAGTCAGGGGGTTCGCAAAGGTGATGTCGTAGCGATTTATATGCCCATGGTCATCGAAGCTACCGTTGCCATGCTGGCCTGTAGCCGTATAGGGGCAATTCACTCTGTGGTGTTTGGTGGATTCTCACCGGAAGCACTGGCAGGAAGAATCATTGACTCCAGAGCAAAGATTGTCGTTACTGCCGATGAAGGGGTTCGAGGCGGGCGAACAGTGCCTCTCAAAAACAATGTCGATGAAGCACTGACACACCCCGACACACATACCATTGAGAAAGTCATTGTACTCAAGCACACTGGGGCTGATATTGCCTGGCACCGTCACCGTGATGTCTGGTGGCAGGAGTTAACCGCACTCACTTCACCACACTGCGAAGCCAGGGAGATGAATGCCGAGGATCCACTTTTTATCCTCTATACATCAGGCTCCACCGGAAAACCAAAAGGCGTCATGCATACCACGGGCGGCTATTTGGTATACGCTTCCATGACCCATCAATATGTATTTGACTATAAACCCGGCGAAGTATTCTGGTGTAATGCAGACGTTGGCTGGATCACCGGGCACTCATACGTTACCTATGGCCCATTATTGAATGGTGCAACGATTGTGATGCATGAGGGCTTGCCTAACTATCCAGAAACCAATCGCATCAGCAAAATCATCGATAAACACGGCGTGAATATTCTTTACATTGCACCAACGGCTATTCGCGCTTTAATGGCAGAAGGCGATGCTGCAGTCAAAGATACTCATCGTAATTCATTGCGGCTATTGGGCTCTGTAGGTGAACCGATAAACCCTGAAGCCTGGAACTGGTACTACTCAACGATTGGAGATGAGCGCTGCCCTATAGTCGACACCTGGTGGCAGACCGAAACCGGTGCTGCAATGCTGACTCCACTTCCAGGAGCCACAGATCTTAAACCGGGTTCAGCAACGCGGCCTTTCTTTGGTATACAGCCTGCCCTGGTGGATAACATGGGGCGCCTTATCCATGGCTCTGGAGAAGGCAATCTTGTCATCCTGGATAGCTGGCCCGGACAAGCCAGAACCGTTTACGGGGATCATGAACGGTTTGTACAGACCTACTTCTCATCTTTTAAAGGCATGTATACAACAGGTGATGGTGCTCGAAGGGATGACGATGGCTATTACTGGATCACCGGTCGCGTGGATGATGTCATCAATGTTTCGGGCCATCGTATGGGCACCGCAGAAATAGAATCAGCAATGGTAGCCCATCAGCAGGTAGCAGAAGCCGCAGTTGTTGGTTTCCCGCACGATATGAAAGGCCAGGGAATCTATGTTTATGTCACACTTAACAGTGGAATAGAGACCAGTGAAGAGCTGAAAAAGAAGCTGAAGGATTGGGTGAGAAAAGAAATTGGGCCAATTGCTACCCCGGATATTATTCAGTGGGCTCCGGGGTTACCTAAAACCCGGTCAGGAAAAATCATGAGGCGAATTCTCCGTAAAATAGCCGCTGACGAGTACGAAAATCTTGGTGATACTTCGACACTGGCAGACCCTGAAGTGGTGAATCAGTTGATTGCCAATAAGGCGGTAGCCAGCTAA